CTGACATTCTAGTGCACAACAATGAAGGATTGAAGCAGATAATGATGATGGAAGTGATAAAcaataagaatgatgttgtaagAGAAGGTCTGAAGAAAAAGTAACGATCGAAAATAAGTGTGAGCCACAAATTTAAGgatgaatcgtatatgtatgtgataatttgaatatgattttttggtattaatggtttcctaataaaaatggattttatattaatggtttactaatataaacgaatttatattaatggttgatatttaatgtcttaattgaaatggttttcagtaatatgtttttaaatttgactattttaaaacctttataaccgaaaattcaagatttaaaatagagggaaatttattaaaattaaatatattctatttcaatggatttaagttaattttgtttgacaattgtaaaacttttattgGAATGAAATACATTCCATTTAGGGAAGATGATGTCAcaaatttgatctaagggtggaaaacatAAGATTGAACTGCAATCAATGACCTAGATTGTTTAAGATGATATCAtaagatttttgttttaatatatatattaaagataacatgatatgcttatttaatgagtttatttaaaaagaaaaaactaatcaGGTTTAAATTTTAaagccaaaaactataaataattgaattaaattatgaacaatattaattagggttaatgatgACATAGATCGTCAAAAGATGTCTTGAAGGAGATGCTTGCTTCAGTTTGTAGAGATTTGTGTGAAGCCAAAACAGAGGTGTGATAATTGGAGATGCAAGGAAGAGGCAATATGCAAATTCTAAGAATACATGAGAAAAAGAAACCACCTTATGGTGCTACATTCTGTTATGAACACACAAAACATCAATTGAAGCACAACCATTgacatgaagaagaagaggattagGGAATTCTGGTTTAAGAGAAAAATAAAGGAGAAAGATGGAGACGGTTATTCATGTTTTTGGCCAGATTTATGGAGAAACCGATGTctcatatataaatagaatgatatgctttaattgataacataattgctGATTTTAAAGATTCTacaattaaatgtaattatgcccgaattgtgaaatatattttcgaaagtatgaatagattctataattaaatatgaatagattctataattaaagattccataatttaatgtaattgtgATTGAAATGTAATTGTAAATTtaaagattttataattaaatgtttgaattttattttgagaagatgatgtcatcaatttgatctaatggtgaaaatcatatgattgaaatacaatcaagggccttgattgcttcattggtgaattaaatgttctcttttaataatatttagagatggaAAGGGGCcgatttatttataaatgtatgTTATGATAAACTTTTGTTTGGATTAGGtaatcatgatttttttttttaaattggggTATTATATAACCATATTGTAAATTTAACTTAACAATATAATTCTATCCATATTAACACAAATAGAAGGGCATACGTATTATAAGCAAACTAACAAACATTACTTAGGTTATGAGGAGTGATAGCATATCTAGTCTAGCACATGCTAAACACATTGTCATATCATAATTTTACATTTTACATAAGCTTTTATGTGAAACACATATACACCTGGATTTTAAGAGAAAAAAATAACCAATCAATGGGcttgatttttttcaaaaaaaaaaaaaaaaaaaaaaaaaaaaaaaaaaaaaagaccaatCATAGCCCTTCTTctcttttgatttttttcaacATGTAATTTGAATTTTTGTAATTCATTTTTGACTGTACAAACATATGTTTTTGTTAGATATTGAATTAGACAAATGCCCCGAAAGAAAGAATATCGATGCTGCGTTTTTTCtatttcatgattttttttttttttttttttaatctgttCAGTTTTTTTAACGTGCATAACTCATTCATATGACATCAGAATTACTTAATTTTTTTCTAGCATATAATTTTGTGTTTGTActtcattttagactataaaaacacatattttgatTAGATACTGAATCAATTATAGACCTTGGAAGACAATATATCAATGTTACATATTTTTTGTTTCAGCAATTTTTTGGAATCTATCCCGCTTTTAAAATGCACATAACTAACtcatatgaaatcagaattaCTTGATTCTTTTTTATCATGTAATTTAGTATTTGTACTTCAATTTAAAATGCAAAAAGtcataatttggtaattattgaaTCATTTACAACCTCCGGAAGATAACATATCATCTATAATATTTCAACCGGTTCGAGTTTGAAAAATAATCGaaaaaccggaaccggaaccgaccCTAGAACTGGCGGTCCGGTTCTAAAGTTCATCCCTAGGTAGACATCACAACCCATGTAATGGTCGGTGTGGTGTTCATTGTAGCACCGCACTGCCATATCACCAAACTGCAGCGTGTGGTGGTACCATTCTGATCAACGTTAAAAAAGTTAgcgaaaaaaaatacataatctAGATAATCTAGAAATCGGTCGTCTAAATATATTTAAGTGTTTCATccaaaattatttattaaaaaaaatcagaatgATATCTTAACTAGTAattgtttataatcattattactAGCCATTTATCAATTAAAATGTTGATAAAATATGTTGAAGAATGAACCGATTATTTTAAATTACTCTTAAACTATCTACCCGTATGACTCGAATTAAGGTTAAAATATCAGGTTGGATATGGTTGATTATACTCGAAAAAACCCATGAACCTAAGAAGACCCACAAAATCCATTTTGGCTTAAACACATATTTGTGTATCATCTTTATCATTTGGCTTTAcacatattttattaattgaaaaaACCCAAAATCCAAGCCAAAAAACCCAAAAACAAGGAAATTGGACCAAAAAAGACACGTGTAAAGACCCGACAAAAAAATTACCGATCCAAAATAGATTGGACCGTTCTAAACCGATCAAAGATAGATCCGGAACCGCCAACGTCCATTTTCATCCGATAATTGTATCGGGACATTTTGACCCGTTTGACCAAAATCAAAATCGTTTTAACTTTTAAACACGGTGATGAGGAAGGGTAGAACCGTCTTTTACAGCTAAAGGCGTTCTATCAATATACAAGGGTTTTAGGGTTTGTATTTCAATAACATTCCTGAATCAGGTTTAGAGAGACAGAGAGATGGGGAGAGCAAAGAAGGGTCCAAAATTCGCTGTAATGAAGAAAATGGTCTCTCATAAAGAGATTAAACAGTAATCATTCACCTTGCGTCTCCTAGTTTTTTGCTTCTTAACGTTTATATCTCATGACTGTTAGTTAATCTTCTGATTCTCCTGTTTCTTCAGACATAAAGAAGACGTTTTGAACCCTAACAAAAAGGATTTAACAAAGCTCCCTAGAAATGTGTAAGTTTGTAATTCATCAACTTGTTCGTGTCTGTATATATCATGATTTTCAGCATTTGATTTTTGATTTACGATTTGCGATTTGCAGACCCTATGTTTCTTCTGCTCTGTTCTTTACATACAATACTGCTCTGGGACCTCCTTATCGAGTTTTGGTCGATACCAACTTCATCAATTTCTCCATCCAAAATAAAGTGAGTTTTCTTTAATTTGTTATGTACTTATGCTGTTCTTTTCAAGCAATTGTAATTCAAAGATACTTTTCGATGCAAATTTCAGTAATCTTTTGGTTTATGGCACTCTAATTAAGGATTAGAGTTCTATCTTTGAAAATATCACATGGCAATTGAATCTTTTGATTGCAGCTGACGGATTTTGTGACCTATTGTTTTAAACTTTATTAACTTTGGGCTTGAATGTTTAAACCTTTTTTGATGTAGCTGGACTTGGAGAAGGGAATGATGGATTGCTTATATGCAAAATGTAAGTTTTAATCTCCACTTAAACTTTGcatttattttatgacacaaatGGAGTACTCTTTTAGATTAAAATAAGGGCATTAAAGCATTCTAACTAAGACTTTGGTTCTTTCTTCTTTCTCCTAAAAGGCACTCCATGTATTACTGATTGTGTGATGGCTGAACTTGAAAAGCTTGGTCAGAAATATCGCGTTGCTTTAAGGTAATAATCTCATTGTTCTTCATTCTTTAGACATGATAATTATTCATAACTTTTACTTCAAGGAATCAATCATTAAAGCAACATTTAATGCTTTGATTTAATTGTATTTGGTGAAACAGAATTGCTAAGGATCCTAGATTTGAAAGGCTTCCTTGTACTCACAAAGGAACTTATGCTGATGACTGCATTGTTGAAAGAGTTACTCAGGTAAAATCCTTGGACACGTGGCATACACTAATTGGTTGAATTATACACAATCATATGATGTATTAAAGATTTAAATCTCATATCTTTTTATTGAAACAGCATAAGTGTTATTTGGTGGCGACATGTGATAGAGATTTGAAACGTAGGATTCGCaaggtatgtttttttttttttttttttttttttttttttttttattgtagcaAAGTCTCTTGTTgtctttttatatttataatttttgtagctaacatattttttataaaatcagataCCTGGTGTGCCTATTATGTATATCACACAACACAAATACTCAATTGAAAGATTGCCTGAAGCAACAATGGGTGGAGGTAGGTTACTCTTACTCACcctaaaaaaaaattgtaattaatttttacatttaaaaaatatatatatttttaatgacCTGTTCACTATGTTTTTGTTACAGCTCCAAGAATGTAACATTTGAGGTGCTTTTGTATGGTATCCATGATGATGATCTTTACATTAGCCTAAAAAGATGATCTTGTTTCATTTTAcacaatgtgtgtgtgtgtgtgtgtgtgtgtttttattATATCAGTTTTGTCTAATGATACATGTAAGAGATGAGATCTTAACTGATTTTCTACTTTAAAGCAAGTAGAATACTAAAACAATCAACCAATTGTGACAGAAAAAGTGCTTAACATATAGTCTTAACATATATTGAAAATGTCTGTTTTAACTTTCTATTGACTATTTATTAGAAAattgttataaaatataaattgaaattttaaatgaccataaaaaatcaaaaagataAAAATGTCGGTTAGATAGATGAGATTTGACATAAAAGTTTCATAATATGACATTTCACACTCCATTTATTGAAAACGTAGTAAATTTTGAGCTCACTTTATTATGTGACTCCTATCCATAATCCATATTCTGTGGTTATAAGAACTTGTCTGAAATTCAAAATCCGTAGAACACATTCAGATTGTAGGCACATACATTTTGGGTTAACCTTATTAAATCCAATAAACAGAGAAACATATGTAACGTTCTCTTGAAAGTAAATATTAAAAACGTAGCATTTTGGACTATGAAATGCAACATAAAGATGGGATCCTGTCGAACAAGTTAAAGAAACTTATTAAAACTGAACTAGATACCGATACAATGGCATACACTTAGTCATTTAGTTGCAATTTTGTGATAGTAAACATATGGAACAGAATGTTATTAGAAATTTAGAATGTTCTTTGTTTAATTAACATCATTGAGTATCAACAACTTGTTGGAAAGCTCGTATATCTTACCATTAATAGACCATATTTTTTTGTGCAAACGTTAAGCTAGTCCAAGAACTTCACATTTAAAAATGGCCTTGAGGTTACTTCGGCATCTTGGAGGGTGTCATGTTATATGGGTTGGCATCAACAAAAGTGATTCCTTAAACTTAATAACATATGTGATGCAACTGGGTAAATTTGTAAATACTCGTAGATTTATCATCGGTATTGTTTCTTTCTTGGAAATTGTctaatttcttgtaaaagcaAAATGCAAGCCACTATCTTTAGGTCTTCCATGGAGCCtgaatataaaagtataaaagcaaTGACAATTGTGACTTTGTGAAATTATATAGATTTTGTaacttttaaatgatttaaaaattaGGTGTTATATTCTTATAAATTTAATGTGTGACAATAAATATGTTTTTCTGTTATTATCAAATCATGTTCTTCATGAAAGAACCAAACACATTGAAATAGatgttaagaaaaaaaaatgcaaactATATTATAAAGATTAAAAagattgattcaaataaataaaaaacaaatacgGAGTATGTTGTTTCAAAACTACATAACtttttgttcacatttatatACTTTTTTTTGTACACGATTAACCATGGAACTCGTTAGAAATGTTCAATGCCATTTATGAAGaataatgagtttttttttttaattttattttgatataCCAATTATTATCGATTATGAATTATCAAATAATagcaaaaaaatcatttattcatttgtttatttTGATACTCGTTTTTATTTCGTTCCAAATGCTTATGACGATGAATATATTCAATAACCACAATGTGCTTTGTGGTTATTCAATAACCACAATGTGCTTTGTGGATAGTATACCATTTATTATTTGTCACAATATGTAGTATTTTTGTATTTTACAAGCATATCAATTTTGAGATAAAAAGAGTTTAAAAGCATATACAATGTTGCATAAATCATGATCATCTTGCATTCATTCATATGCATATAGATACATGAAGAGACCACATACTCGtatatatgtaattttttttctccataaagatttataaatataaatgttgTTCTATATATGGTTTACGATGTAAAAAgggttatattaatatatttttaatgcTCTTTTATATATGATTTTATGCTCTCTAACCCTTGTATGGCTTACTAAAATTTCCATCTGAATATATTATTTTGACATATACACGTATGAGAAACATGCATCACAGTGCATATTAAGAAGAACAGATAGCCCCACGAACAAAGATAGTCCCACGAAGGCACGAACATATATAAGATGTTATTAATAAGCATGAAATAGCTTAGAGGCTTATCAGATGAATAGTTTATATGGTATTGATTGTGATTATCCATCATATTACTTTTAAACAATATTTTATTGGGCAAAATGCAAGAAAGTCACTATATTAccacaaaattttgattttggcaACAAGTTTGTTTTTCGGAGGCCCAGGGTATGAGCGATTCAGTCTTTTAGGGTCCCGAGATTTATTCGGAAGGTTTAAGGCTTGGGTGTGTGGTCAGGAGAGCAGgacttctcgccaccttttcgcgGATATAAAGTTCGACAGAAACGGatttagaatgaagaagttatagcaCTTTAAAGCATTTGGCATAAATGGTCGCTAATGGAAATGTTTGGCAAGCAAGTCTCATGCATGCAAGGGAAGCATGCACGTGTCctgctgggtacgcccagcgtaagctaggTACGCCCAGTGTAGTGTAGTAAATCATTTTGGATATaaggaggagtacgcccagcgtacgagaggtacgcctagcgtactcttaaagaccctaaaccctaaatttcagagCATGTtgctatataaagaacataatgaagggttttgagcattctaacactcttaaggtgtacatgcaaccccagaaaccttggatctatgttttactaaaatacatgcaaatttgattttttccaaggttcttaacttaactagcatgacatggggaacttgaaacataaaagctagtagaagaacatacctttcttgttgcttggattccttgagaactttgtgagcctaacatcccaaatgtgatgcctcaagtgtttcacacaacaccacaactcttggaataactttgagagaagtacacacacactcaaaatcggccagcCCTCTTATTCTACACTTAGTtgccgattttggtagcccatggggtccttttatagttgtgtcacaagtagggttacaccatgtaaaccctaattgacatgactt
The genomic region above belongs to Lactuca sativa cultivar Salinas chromosome 4, Lsat_Salinas_v11, whole genome shotgun sequence and contains:
- the LOC111876829 gene encoding uncharacterized protein LOC111876829 gives rise to the protein MGRAKKGPKFAVMKKMVSHKEIKQHKEDVLNPNKKDLTKLPRNVPYVSSALFFTYNTALGPPYRVLVDTNFINFSIQNKLDLEKGMMDCLYAKCTPCITDCVMAELEKLGQKYRVALRIAKDPRFERLPCTHKGTYADDCIVERVTQHKCYLVATCDRDLKRRIRKIPGVPIMYITQHKYSIERLPEATMGGAPRM